One window from the genome of Solea solea chromosome 13, fSolSol10.1, whole genome shotgun sequence encodes:
- the LOC131471287 gene encoding protein NDRG1-like, translated as MALEDNECDSIFEPSITEEFVETPHGSVHCIMTGTPKANRPVILTFHDVGLNHKTCFETLFNHEDMQEINRHLPVCHVEAPGQHEGANTLPAAYTYPSMDQLSDALPSVVKHFGLGSVIGLGVGAGAYILAKFALNHPEMVDGLLLININPNAEGLIDTVANKITEWTHTLPDTVISHLFGQEEIQTNHDLIGTYRHHITATMNQSNVNQFLRSYKSRSALEVERPVPGGSINVRTLKCQTLLVVGDCSPAVEAVVECNSKLNPTKTTLLKMADCGGLPQVNQPAKVTEAFKYFIQGLGYLSSATMTRLRSRTNSSSSISSVEGSRRRTHTNEKRGRSHTDVSIEGVSSVSQSLSKSTQVVC; from the exons ATGGCTCTGGAGGACAATGAGTGTGACTCTATCTTTGAGcccagtatcact gAGGAGTTCGTCGAGACTCCGCATGGGAGCGTCCACTGCATCATGACAGGGACTCCAAAGGCAAACCGGCCAGTCATCCTGACCTTTCACGATGTTGGACTGAACC ATAAGACCTGCTTTGAGACGTTGTTCAACCATGAAGACATGCAGGAAATCAACAGACATCTACCTGTTTGTCATGTTGAAGCACCCGGACAACATGAGGGAGCCAATACTCTCCCGGCTGC GTACACGTATCCATCCATGGACCAGCTGTCTGACGCACTGCCCTCTGTCGTCAAACACTTTGG ACTGGGCAGTGTGATCGGACTGGGAGTCGGAGCAGGAGCCTACATCCTGGCGAAATTTGCT CTAAATCATCCAGAGATGGTGGATGGATTACTTCTGATCAACATCAACCCAAATGCTGAAGGACTTATTGATACTGTTGCAAACAAG ATCACTGAATGGACCCACACTCTCCCAGACACAGTCATCTCACACCTGTTTGGACAG GAGGAGATCCAGACCAACCACGACCTCATTGGGACGTATCGTCACCACATCACCGCAACGATGAACCAGTCCAACGTGAATCAGTTTCTCCGCTCTTACAAAAGCCGCAGCGCTCTGGAGGTGGAGAGGCCTGTTCCTGGGGGAAGCATTAACGTCAGGACACTCAA GTGCCAGACTCTGCTGGTTGTAGGAGACTGTTCTCCAGCTGTCGAGGCGGTGGTCGAATGCAACTCTAAACTCAACCCCACCAAAACCACACTGCtcaag ATGGCAGACTGTGGAGGACTTCCTCAGGTGAATCAG CCTGCTAAAGTTACCGAAGCCTTCAAATATTTCATCCAGGGCCTGGGATACT TGTCCAGCGCCACTATGACTAGACTCCGCTCAAGAACGAACTCCAGCTCCAGCATCTCGTCCGTAGAAGGATCTCgcaggcgcacacacaccaaCGAGAAACGTGGACGATCGCACACCGACGTCTCCATAGAGGGCGTGTCCAGTGTGAGCCAGAGCCTCTCAAAGTCCACTCAAGTAGTATGCTAG
- the LOC131471819 gene encoding protein tyrosine phosphatase type IVA 3: MNRPAPVELSHKNMRFLITHNPTDSTLSSFIEDLKRYGATTVVRVCDITYDKTPLEKDGINVVDWPFDDGAPPPSKLVDDWLSLLKKKFQEDPGCCVAVHCVAGLGRAPVLVALALIESGMKYEDAIQLIRQKRRGAINSKQLTYLEKYRSKQRLRFKESHAHKNKCCTM, translated from the exons ATGAACCGTCCAGCTCCAGTGGAACTGTCCCACAAGAACATGAGATTCCTTATCACCCACAACCCCACAGACAGCACACTCAGCTCCTTCATAGAG GACCTGAAGAGATATGGTGCCACCACCGTGGTTCGAGTGTGCGATATCACTTATGACAAGACGCCACTCGAGAAAGATGGCATCAATGTGGTG gATTGGCCCTTTGATGATGGAGCCCCACCTCCAAGTAAGCTTGTTGATGACTGGTTAAGTCTGCTGAAGAAGAAGTTTCAGGAGGACCCAGGATGCTGTGTCGCTGTTCACTGTGTGGCTGGACTGGGACG ggCTCCTGTGCTAGTTGCTCTGGCTCTGATAGAGAGTGGGATGAAGTATGAAGATGCAATTCAACTCATCAGGCA gAAGCGTCGTGGAGCCATCAACAGCAAACAGCTAACCTACCTGGAGAAATATCGATCCAAGCAGAGACTCCGCTTCAAAGAGTCTCACGCACACAAGAACAAGTGTTGCaccatgtga
- the LOC131470756 gene encoding zinc finger protein ZFAT-like isoform X1: protein MDEHKEAGSVFMCRLCNLFSPSRPLLLAHCCQVHPEQVPPDNIITTLKPLVAEPVETVAESPVKRKRGRPKGSTKKFKADSTDSPEDKLEQKDKGNKTAGDPQHSSVEGESHDQILGLNCRNCRRSFSNKRQILKHICLREEEDGEGNVGEESPGNVDRVKADSNRKHQNTVRPGLVREKEKDQNLILKDGGPATGNKKTVVSFVLAENETIPGVSKIVPLEDGSTETESAANETQPHPVVFQSHSQDPESEATILEGNAESAQELSSTSTTTTATATATTTTKGAAVGRGFQEYSIKQHAANSSQSKMKIFTCEFCNKIFKFRHSLVAHLRVHTQEKPFQCPHCDYASTIKANLNVHLRKHTGEKFSCQHCPFYSLSPGHLKVHIERVHMKVKQHCTFCERKYSDVKNLLKHMEINHDLKDPTVYQNYQQLKLKTRQGLRQLLFHCHTCNRHFKNQLERERHLLVHGPLRPFACLLCDHAATKMDALTAHVRKHLFLYVCCDCDGKFVSSQKLKSHLKESHPDVELEQAFTKCINSSYYLIQPGGDMWGEEDRRDTERGVQEEDGTDERVTQKVGINGVGEEELPGVEVEQLEAAEQEDIKAQGESAEHVQVTEEGAGKNEGAQQGSHEAISVETSTPTEKQDKATAGETSQSNKMESCTPAAENKDGHEDRNQENAHAATSTHTTSSPGNANLPDVCDNTHSSSAPPPPEDQTPHPQKESEVFPQSAFEQVFSSLRKTCLNMETFQRLRKVYGDLECQYCGKLFWYNVHYNIHVRTHTKEHLHYCTKCNYSSITKSSLKRHQIQKHSGLLLSCSNPDCKYTTPDKYKLQAHLRTHQEQGKSVTCPVCQRSYSEHRLKQHIKTSHPDSLPVQRAEKCPYCDSYFLKNSRDFQQHIWAHQGLKPYVCGVCDYAGRSRSNLKTHMNRHNTEKRHLCDLCGKKFKSKVTLKSHRQSHTNEGKRFHCSECDFTSVSNPYLVRHMEQHAAFKPFRCAHCHYSCNLAGPLKRHYSLKHPDQKYENAGTGLPNPDALKQQGGRKCPECEFVYGTTWELNRHLKSKHSLKVVEGTWEAGETVEAQYVSVEDEEQLTEAPAVALHDNVDIQQITEFSSETHDAVTSMVAMAPGTVAVVQQLQVTDEQDLGNCGNQLMVVNAEGDLTGDQVMVVEDAQGLEALTVLTQGENTHHYIVYVEEHTVEINSQS, encoded by the exons ATGGATGAACATAAGGAAG cTGGTTCTGTGTTTATGTGCCGGCTGTGCAACCTCTTCTCTCCCAGTCGCCCTCTGCTGCTGGCCCACTGCTGTCAGGTTCATCCTGAGCAGGTGCCTCCTGATAACATCATCACTACACTGAAGCCTCTTGTCGCGGAACCTGTGGAGACAGTGGCAG AGAGCCCAGTGAAGCGAAAGCGAGGACGACCAAAAGGCTCTACGAAGAAGTTCAAGGCTGACTCCACCGATTCTCCAGAGGATAAACTTGAACAGAAAGACAAAGGGAACAAGACAGCGGGAGACCCACAGCATAGCTCTGTAGAAG GTGAAAGCCATGATCAGATTTTGGGACTCAATTGTAGAAACTGTCGTCGCTCATTCAGCAACAAACGACAGATCCTCAAACACATCTGCCttagggaggaggaggacggagagGGAAACG TAGGTGAGGAGAGCCCTGGGAATGTTGACCGTGTGAAAGCTGATTCAAACAGGAAGCACCAGAACACAGTAAGGCCGGGACttgtgagagaaaaagaaaaag ACCAAAATCTCATATTAAAAGATGGAGGCCCAGCAACagggaacaaaaagacagttgTCAGTTTTGTTCTGGCAGAGAATGAAACAATCCCAG GTGTTTCTAAAATCGTTCCACTAGAGGATGGTTCAACAGAAACTGAGTCTGCAGCCAACGAAACTCAGCCTCAC CCTGTAGTCTTCCAGAGTCACTCACAAGACCCTGAATCTGAAGCCACCATCTTGGAAGGTAATGCTGAATCAGCACAGGAGCTGAG TTCAAcctccacaacaacaacagcaacagcaacagcaacaacaacaacaaagggagCAGCAGTTGGCAGAGGCTTTCAGGAATATTCTATCAAGCAACATGCTGCCAA TTCATCTCAGAGTAAGATGAAGATCTTCACCTGTGAGTTCTGTAACAAGATCTTCAAGTTCAGACACTCTCTGGTCGCCCACCTCAGGGTGCACACCCAGGAGAAACCGTTCCAGTGTCCTCACTGTGACTATGCATCAACCATCAAAG CAAACCTGAATGTTCACTTGAGGAAGCACACAGGAGAGAAGTTCAGCTGCCAGCACTGCCCTTTCTACAGCCTCAGCCCAGGACACCTAAag GTCCACATAGAGCGAGTCCATATGAAGGTGAAGCAGCACTGTACCTTCTGTGAGAGAAAGTACTCGGATGTGAAGAACTTGCTGAAACACATGGAGATAAATCACGACCTCAAAGACCCCACAGTCTATCAGAACTACCAGCAGCTGAA GTTAAAAACTCGTCAGGGCCTCAGACAGCTCCTTTTCCACTGCCACACCTGTAACCGACACTTCAAGAACCAGCTCGAGCGGGAGCGCCACCTGTTGGTCCATGGGCCTCTGCGTCCCTTTGCCTGCTTGCTCTGTGACCACGCAGCCACCAAGATGGACGCTCTCACTGCCCATGTCAGGAAACACCTCTTCCTGTATGTGTGCTGTGATTGCGACGGGAAGTTTGTCAGCTCTCAGAAACTTAAGAGTCACCTGAAAGAGTCTCACCCTGACGTGGAACTGGAACAGGCCTTCACCAAGTGTATTAATAGCAGCTACTATCTGATACAGCCTGGAGGGGACATGTGGGGggaggaggacaggagggacacagagagaggggtaCAGGAGGAAGACGGGACAGATGAGAGGGTGACACAAAAAGTTGGTATAAATGGTGTCGGAGAGGAGGAGTTGCCAGGTGTGGAAGTGGAGCAGCTAGAAGCTGCAGAGCAGGAAGACATTAAAGCTCAGGGTGAAAGTGCAGAACATGTACAGGTCACAGAGGAAGGAGCAGGAAAAAACGAAGGTGCACAGCAAGGCTCCCATGAAGCAATTTCTGTAGAAACTTCAACTCCCACTGAGAAACAGGACAAAGCAACGGCTGGAGAAAcatcacaaagcaacaaaatgGAATCTTGCACCCCTGCAGCTGAAAACAAAGACGGGCACGAGGACAGGAATCAAGAAAACGCACATGCAGCCACAAGCACGCACACCACTTCATCACCAGGCAATGCTAACCTACCTGATGTGTGTGacaacacacattcatcatcaGCACCTCCACCACCCGAGGACCAAACGCCACATCCACAAAAG GAGTCCGAGGTTTTCCCTCAGAGTGCATTTGAGCAGGTGTTTTCATCTCTTCGGAAGACTTGTCTGAATATGGAGACTTTCCAGCGTCTCAGGAAAGTGTATGGAGACCTGGAATGCCAATACTGTG GTAAACTCTTCTGGTACAACGTCCACTATAACATCCACGTACGCACGCACACCAAGGAGCACTTGCATTACTGCACAAAGTGTAACTACTCGTCCATCACCAAAAGCTCCTTAAAGCGGCACCAGATCCAGAAGCACAGTGGTTTGCTGCTGTCGTGCTCTAATCCTGACTGTAAATACACCACGCCTGACAAATACAAACTACAAGCCCATCTGAGGACGCACCAGGAACAG GGGAAAAGTGTGACCTGTCCTGTTTGCCAGCGCAGCTACTCAGAGCACAGACTTAAGCAACACATCAAAACATCCCACCCTG ATTCACTGCCTGTGCAGCGTGCAGAGAAGTGTCCTTACTGTGACTCCTACTTCCTGAAGAACAGCAGAGACTTTCAGCAACACATCTGGGCCCATCAAG GTCTGAAGCCATACGTCTGTGGCGTGTGTGACTACGCGGGCCGTAGCAGGAGCAACCTGAAGACTCACATGAACCGACACAACACGGAGAAACGCCATCTCTGTGACCTGTGTGGGAAAAAGTTCAAGTCTAAAGTAACGCTGAAAAGCCACAGACAGAGCCACACAAATGAAG GGAAGCGATTTCACTGCTCAGAGTGTGACTTTACCTCGGTCTCAAATCCTTACCTGGTCAGACATATGGAGCAACATGCTGCATTCAAG CCATTTCGCTGTGCCCACTGCCACTACTCCTGTAACCTTGCTGGTCCCCTGAAGCGACACTACAGCTTGAAGCACCCAGATCAGAAATATGAGAATGCTGGAACTGGGCTGCCTAACCCTGATGCTCTGAAACAGCAAG GTGGACGAAAGTGTCCTGAATGTGAATTTGTTTATGGCACCACATGGGAGCTGAATCGACACCTGAAGAGCAAACACAGCCTGAAAGTAGTAGAGGGCACTTGGGAG GCGGGTGAGACAGTTGAAGCCCAGTATGTGTCtgtggaggatgaggagcagctgaCAGAAGCACCTGCAGTAGCTCTGCATGACAACG TTGATATCCAGCAGATCACTGAGTTCAGCTCAGAGACTCATGACGCAGTCACCTCCATGGTCGCCATGGCTCCAGGCACCGTTGCTGTCGTACAGCAG TTGCAGGTGACTGACGAGCAGGACCTCGGCAACTGCGGCAACCAGCTGATGGTGGTGAACGCCGAGGGGGATCTAACCGGTGACcaggtgatggtggtggaggaTGCGCAGGGACTGGAGGCTCTGACAGTCCTCACTCAGGGAGAAAACACTCATCACTACATCGTCTATGTCGAGGAACACACTGTAGAAATCAATTCGCAGAGCTAg
- the LOC131470756 gene encoding zinc finger protein ZFAT-like isoform X2, whose protein sequence is MCRLCNLFSPSRPLLLAHCCQVHPEQVPPDNIITTLKPLVAEPVETVAESPVKRKRGRPKGSTKKFKADSTDSPEDKLEQKDKGNKTAGDPQHSSVEGESHDQILGLNCRNCRRSFSNKRQILKHICLREEEDGEGNVGEESPGNVDRVKADSNRKHQNTVRPGLVREKEKDQNLILKDGGPATGNKKTVVSFVLAENETIPGVSKIVPLEDGSTETESAANETQPHPVVFQSHSQDPESEATILEGNAESAQELSSTSTTTTATATATTTTKGAAVGRGFQEYSIKQHAANSSQSKMKIFTCEFCNKIFKFRHSLVAHLRVHTQEKPFQCPHCDYASTIKANLNVHLRKHTGEKFSCQHCPFYSLSPGHLKVHIERVHMKVKQHCTFCERKYSDVKNLLKHMEINHDLKDPTVYQNYQQLKLKTRQGLRQLLFHCHTCNRHFKNQLERERHLLVHGPLRPFACLLCDHAATKMDALTAHVRKHLFLYVCCDCDGKFVSSQKLKSHLKESHPDVELEQAFTKCINSSYYLIQPGGDMWGEEDRRDTERGVQEEDGTDERVTQKVGINGVGEEELPGVEVEQLEAAEQEDIKAQGESAEHVQVTEEGAGKNEGAQQGSHEAISVETSTPTEKQDKATAGETSQSNKMESCTPAAENKDGHEDRNQENAHAATSTHTTSSPGNANLPDVCDNTHSSSAPPPPEDQTPHPQKESEVFPQSAFEQVFSSLRKTCLNMETFQRLRKVYGDLECQYCGKLFWYNVHYNIHVRTHTKEHLHYCTKCNYSSITKSSLKRHQIQKHSGLLLSCSNPDCKYTTPDKYKLQAHLRTHQEQGKSVTCPVCQRSYSEHRLKQHIKTSHPDSLPVQRAEKCPYCDSYFLKNSRDFQQHIWAHQGLKPYVCGVCDYAGRSRSNLKTHMNRHNTEKRHLCDLCGKKFKSKVTLKSHRQSHTNEGKRFHCSECDFTSVSNPYLVRHMEQHAAFKPFRCAHCHYSCNLAGPLKRHYSLKHPDQKYENAGTGLPNPDALKQQGGRKCPECEFVYGTTWELNRHLKSKHSLKVVEGTWEAGETVEAQYVSVEDEEQLTEAPAVALHDNVDIQQITEFSSETHDAVTSMVAMAPGTVAVVQQLQVTDEQDLGNCGNQLMVVNAEGDLTGDQVMVVEDAQGLEALTVLTQGENTHHYIVYVEEHTVEINSQS, encoded by the exons ATGTGCCGGCTGTGCAACCTCTTCTCTCCCAGTCGCCCTCTGCTGCTGGCCCACTGCTGTCAGGTTCATCCTGAGCAGGTGCCTCCTGATAACATCATCACTACACTGAAGCCTCTTGTCGCGGAACCTGTGGAGACAGTGGCAG AGAGCCCAGTGAAGCGAAAGCGAGGACGACCAAAAGGCTCTACGAAGAAGTTCAAGGCTGACTCCACCGATTCTCCAGAGGATAAACTTGAACAGAAAGACAAAGGGAACAAGACAGCGGGAGACCCACAGCATAGCTCTGTAGAAG GTGAAAGCCATGATCAGATTTTGGGACTCAATTGTAGAAACTGTCGTCGCTCATTCAGCAACAAACGACAGATCCTCAAACACATCTGCCttagggaggaggaggacggagagGGAAACG TAGGTGAGGAGAGCCCTGGGAATGTTGACCGTGTGAAAGCTGATTCAAACAGGAAGCACCAGAACACAGTAAGGCCGGGACttgtgagagaaaaagaaaaag ACCAAAATCTCATATTAAAAGATGGAGGCCCAGCAACagggaacaaaaagacagttgTCAGTTTTGTTCTGGCAGAGAATGAAACAATCCCAG GTGTTTCTAAAATCGTTCCACTAGAGGATGGTTCAACAGAAACTGAGTCTGCAGCCAACGAAACTCAGCCTCAC CCTGTAGTCTTCCAGAGTCACTCACAAGACCCTGAATCTGAAGCCACCATCTTGGAAGGTAATGCTGAATCAGCACAGGAGCTGAG TTCAAcctccacaacaacaacagcaacagcaacagcaacaacaacaacaaagggagCAGCAGTTGGCAGAGGCTTTCAGGAATATTCTATCAAGCAACATGCTGCCAA TTCATCTCAGAGTAAGATGAAGATCTTCACCTGTGAGTTCTGTAACAAGATCTTCAAGTTCAGACACTCTCTGGTCGCCCACCTCAGGGTGCACACCCAGGAGAAACCGTTCCAGTGTCCTCACTGTGACTATGCATCAACCATCAAAG CAAACCTGAATGTTCACTTGAGGAAGCACACAGGAGAGAAGTTCAGCTGCCAGCACTGCCCTTTCTACAGCCTCAGCCCAGGACACCTAAag GTCCACATAGAGCGAGTCCATATGAAGGTGAAGCAGCACTGTACCTTCTGTGAGAGAAAGTACTCGGATGTGAAGAACTTGCTGAAACACATGGAGATAAATCACGACCTCAAAGACCCCACAGTCTATCAGAACTACCAGCAGCTGAA GTTAAAAACTCGTCAGGGCCTCAGACAGCTCCTTTTCCACTGCCACACCTGTAACCGACACTTCAAGAACCAGCTCGAGCGGGAGCGCCACCTGTTGGTCCATGGGCCTCTGCGTCCCTTTGCCTGCTTGCTCTGTGACCACGCAGCCACCAAGATGGACGCTCTCACTGCCCATGTCAGGAAACACCTCTTCCTGTATGTGTGCTGTGATTGCGACGGGAAGTTTGTCAGCTCTCAGAAACTTAAGAGTCACCTGAAAGAGTCTCACCCTGACGTGGAACTGGAACAGGCCTTCACCAAGTGTATTAATAGCAGCTACTATCTGATACAGCCTGGAGGGGACATGTGGGGggaggaggacaggagggacacagagagaggggtaCAGGAGGAAGACGGGACAGATGAGAGGGTGACACAAAAAGTTGGTATAAATGGTGTCGGAGAGGAGGAGTTGCCAGGTGTGGAAGTGGAGCAGCTAGAAGCTGCAGAGCAGGAAGACATTAAAGCTCAGGGTGAAAGTGCAGAACATGTACAGGTCACAGAGGAAGGAGCAGGAAAAAACGAAGGTGCACAGCAAGGCTCCCATGAAGCAATTTCTGTAGAAACTTCAACTCCCACTGAGAAACAGGACAAAGCAACGGCTGGAGAAAcatcacaaagcaacaaaatgGAATCTTGCACCCCTGCAGCTGAAAACAAAGACGGGCACGAGGACAGGAATCAAGAAAACGCACATGCAGCCACAAGCACGCACACCACTTCATCACCAGGCAATGCTAACCTACCTGATGTGTGTGacaacacacattcatcatcaGCACCTCCACCACCCGAGGACCAAACGCCACATCCACAAAAG GAGTCCGAGGTTTTCCCTCAGAGTGCATTTGAGCAGGTGTTTTCATCTCTTCGGAAGACTTGTCTGAATATGGAGACTTTCCAGCGTCTCAGGAAAGTGTATGGAGACCTGGAATGCCAATACTGTG GTAAACTCTTCTGGTACAACGTCCACTATAACATCCACGTACGCACGCACACCAAGGAGCACTTGCATTACTGCACAAAGTGTAACTACTCGTCCATCACCAAAAGCTCCTTAAAGCGGCACCAGATCCAGAAGCACAGTGGTTTGCTGCTGTCGTGCTCTAATCCTGACTGTAAATACACCACGCCTGACAAATACAAACTACAAGCCCATCTGAGGACGCACCAGGAACAG GGGAAAAGTGTGACCTGTCCTGTTTGCCAGCGCAGCTACTCAGAGCACAGACTTAAGCAACACATCAAAACATCCCACCCTG ATTCACTGCCTGTGCAGCGTGCAGAGAAGTGTCCTTACTGTGACTCCTACTTCCTGAAGAACAGCAGAGACTTTCAGCAACACATCTGGGCCCATCAAG GTCTGAAGCCATACGTCTGTGGCGTGTGTGACTACGCGGGCCGTAGCAGGAGCAACCTGAAGACTCACATGAACCGACACAACACGGAGAAACGCCATCTCTGTGACCTGTGTGGGAAAAAGTTCAAGTCTAAAGTAACGCTGAAAAGCCACAGACAGAGCCACACAAATGAAG GGAAGCGATTTCACTGCTCAGAGTGTGACTTTACCTCGGTCTCAAATCCTTACCTGGTCAGACATATGGAGCAACATGCTGCATTCAAG CCATTTCGCTGTGCCCACTGCCACTACTCCTGTAACCTTGCTGGTCCCCTGAAGCGACACTACAGCTTGAAGCACCCAGATCAGAAATATGAGAATGCTGGAACTGGGCTGCCTAACCCTGATGCTCTGAAACAGCAAG GTGGACGAAAGTGTCCTGAATGTGAATTTGTTTATGGCACCACATGGGAGCTGAATCGACACCTGAAGAGCAAACACAGCCTGAAAGTAGTAGAGGGCACTTGGGAG GCGGGTGAGACAGTTGAAGCCCAGTATGTGTCtgtggaggatgaggagcagctgaCAGAAGCACCTGCAGTAGCTCTGCATGACAACG TTGATATCCAGCAGATCACTGAGTTCAGCTCAGAGACTCATGACGCAGTCACCTCCATGGTCGCCATGGCTCCAGGCACCGTTGCTGTCGTACAGCAG TTGCAGGTGACTGACGAGCAGGACCTCGGCAACTGCGGCAACCAGCTGATGGTGGTGAACGCCGAGGGGGATCTAACCGGTGACcaggtgatggtggtggaggaTGCGCAGGGACTGGAGGCTCTGACAGTCCTCACTCAGGGAGAAAACACTCATCACTACATCGTCTATGTCGAGGAACACACTGTAGAAATCAATTCGCAGAGCTAg